Genomic DNA from Vibrio tubiashii ATCC 19109:
CCTACGGTGGCAGATGCAGCAACCACATTGTGGATAGCGATCATGTTACCGGCAGCAGCACCGACAGCTTGCAATGCGACAACCACGGCACTCGATATGGTTAGTGTTTGAGCTACTTCGAACTGGAACTGGCTAAACATCATGTTCGACACTGTGTTAGAGCCCGCAATGAAGGCACCAAGCGCACCGACTGTCGCACTAAGTGCTGGGAATGCCTCACCCACTAAGCCAGCAGCAAAGTTAGCTGTCGTGACTGGCATACTTGCTAGATCAGCTCCGTTGATGCCTGAGTTGATGAAGATACGAACCATAGGGATAGTAAACACCAAGACAAATCCTGCGCCAATCAGTGTTTTACTTGATTCACCAAATGCTTTCGCAAGTGGTGCAATGCTGCGCGATTGAAGTAATACCGCTACTAAAGCAACAAACACTAGAATACCACCTGGCAGGTACAGAGGTTGTATGGCCGTGCTAATGCCCGCTTCACCTAAGATATTGCTAAATGAAAGACTAACGCCACGCAGCATCGCTTTGAATTCAGTACTGACACGGCTAGCGACAAGTACAACAGCGAGCAGTACATATGGAAGCCAAGCTAAAGCCATGTTCATTGGCTTAGTTTTAGAGTCATCTAAATCGATCTTTAGTGAGCCTAACCATTCAGCAGGCCATTTGTTTTCGTCTTCAAAGTCCCACGTTGACTTAGGAACTAGGAAGCCACGTTTAGCCGCTGAAACCACAATGGATAGGCCAACTAAGCCACCGATAAGAGAAGGGAACTCAGCACCAAGAAATACACCGGTTAATGCGTATGGAATCGTGAAAGAAAGACCTGCAAAAATAGCGAACGGCAAGATGTCTAATCCTTCAGTCCAGCTTCTGTTCTTGCCGAAGAATCGAGTCAACATCATCGCCATTAGAACAGGGATTAGAGTACCTACACAGGCGTGAATCAAAGCAACGCTGGAGGTAATTTGCTGTAGGTAAGCATCCCACGTTGAGCCATTAGCGATAAGCGC
This window encodes:
- a CDS encoding L-lactate permease, whose product is MSETLLALVAFSPIVVAAILLVGLNWPAKRAMPVAFGLTVVIALFAWDMSTTRVLASVFQGLGITVSVLWIVFGAIFLLNTLKHTGAISTIRNGFTNISPDRRVQAIIIAWCFGSFIEGASGFGTPAAIAAPLLVAIGFPALAAVLMGMMIQSTPVSFGAVGTPIIVGVNKGLDTHNIGEALIANGSTWDAYLQQITSSVALIHACVGTLIPVLMAMMLTRFFGKNRSWTEGLDILPFAIFAGLSFTIPYALTGVFLGAEFPSLIGGLVGLSIVVSAAKRGFLVPKSTWDFEDENKWPAEWLGSLKIDLDDSKTKPMNMALAWLPYVLLAVVLVASRVSTEFKAMLRGVSLSFSNILGEAGISTAIQPLYLPGGILVFVALVAVLLQSRSIAPLAKAFGESSKTLIGAGFVLVFTIPMVRIFINSGINGADLASMPVTTANFAAGLVGEAFPALSATVGALGAFIAGSNTVSNMMFSQFQFEVAQTLTISSAVVVALQAVGAAAGNMIAIHNVVAASATVGLLGREGATLRKTIIPTIYYLVVTGIIGLVAIYGLQITDALMN